From Elephas maximus indicus isolate mEleMax1 chromosome 1, mEleMax1 primary haplotype, whole genome shotgun sequence, a single genomic window includes:
- the CALHM5 gene encoding calcium homeostasis modulator protein 5 → MDAFQGVLKFLLNQKTAIGYSFMALLTVGGERLFSLVAFKCPCSTENTVYGLVFLFGPAWVLLILGFFLNNRSWRLFTGCCVNPRKIFPRGHSCRFFCVLGQITLSSLVAPMMWLSVALLNGTFYECAMSGTKSSRLLDLICKGKPKECWEELHKISCGKTSMTPTDNEELKLSLQAQSQILGWCLICSASFFSLVTTCYARCRSQVSHLQLSFWKTYAQKEKEKLENMFLDYANKLSERNLKCFFENKRPEAFPLPSFAAWEAASELHSFHQSQQHYSTLHRMVEGGLDLSPEENETTMVLVDTTHKM, encoded by the exons ATGGATGCTTTTCAGGGGGTTTTAAAATTCCTCCTTAACCAGAAAACTGCTATAGGGTATAGCTTCATGGCTCTGCTGACCGTGGGAGGGGAGCGGCTCTTCTCCCTCGTGGCTTTTAAGTGCCCCTGCAGCACTGAGAACACAGTCTATGGGCTCGTTTTCCTCTTTGGTCCTGCTTGGGTGTTACTAATCCTGGGATTCTTTCTGAACAACAGGTCGTGGAGACTGTTCACAGGCTGCTGTGTGAACCCCAGGAAGATCTTCCCCAGGGGCCACAGCTGCCGCTTCTTCTGTGTCCTCGGCCAGATCACTCTGAGTTCACTGGTGGCTCCAATGATGTGGCTTTCAGTGGCTTTGCTCAACGGGACTTTTTATGAATGTGCCATGAGCGGGACAAAGAGTTCCAGACTCCTGGACCTGATTTGCAAGGGCAAGCCCAAAGAGTGTTGGGAAGAACTTCACAAAATATCTTGTGGCAAGACCAGCATGACACCCACTGACAATGAAGAACTGAAACTGTCACTTCAAGCCCAGTCTCAG ATTCTAGGATGGTGCCTGATCTGTTCTGCATCTTTCTTCTCCCTGGTCACCACTTGTTATGCCCGCTGCCGATCTCAAGTTAGCCACCTTCAGCTGAGTTTCTGGAAGACATACGCacaaaaggagaaggagaagctGGAAAATATGTTCCTGGACTATGCCAACAAGCTGAGTGAGAGGAACCTGAAGTGCTTTTTTGAAAACAAGaggccagaggccttccccttgCCCTCCTTTGCGGCCTGGGAGGCTGCTTCAGAGCTGCATTCTTTCCATCAAAGCCAGCAACACTACAGCACCCTCCACAGGATGGTGGAGGGTGGTCTGGATCTCAGCCCTGAGGAAAACGAGACAACAATGGTGCTTGTGGATACCACCCACAAAATGTAG